The DNA region GTCGCGCTGGCGACGAACGAAGTCGGTGGCGAAGGTCTCCTCGGTCGCGTGCTGCCAGCCCATGCTCAGGGCGTAGGCGTGCACCAGGACGCGCAGGGTGACCTCGGGCGGGAGGGGCACGCGCTCCACCACGGGTTGAAGCATCTGCCGGACCTCGCGCGCGAACCTCATGGTCAGGTCGAGCCCCTCGTTGTGGGCGAGCACCGTGCCGAGGAGGATCAGCAGCCGCCGCAGTTCCTCGTAGCCCTGCGCGGAGGCGATCAGCACGTCGGCCACCTCGCCCGGGGTGGTGGGACGGCGCTCGTCGAACAGGGTGGTCAGACGGTTCAGCCAGGCCTGGAGATGCTCGGTCAGCAGGCTTAAGAACATCTCCTCTTTGGTGTCGAAATACAGGTACAGGGTGCCCTTGGCGAGCTTGGCCTCCCGCGCCACCTGATTCATGCTCAGTTCGGCGTGGGGCGTCTTGGCCCAGAGTCGCTCGGCGGCCCGGAGGATGTCGTCGCGGCGCTGGCCCTTTTCCTCGGGGCTGCGGGCACGAGCGGGTCGAGATGTATCATTGGACACAAACCTTATCGTACGCCCCACCGCCGCGCTTTTGCTGTGAAGCCCTTCACGCCCCATGGGCCGCCGTGGGGGGTGGAGCCCCTCCCCGTCCCCCCTCACAGGTCCTCACAGGCCGGGGGCATCCTCCCATCATCCCCCCTCGCGTGTCGGGAGGGAAGGGGGCGGGGTGGGGGTCAGGGAGGCCAGCCGCGCGCCTAAGGCAGCCCGCACCTCGCGGCGTGGGTTCAGGCCGAGCACCCCGGCGAGTGCTCCAGACAGCTCCAGCGCCCGGAGGTACGCCCGCGCGGCCTCCACACCGGAGCCCGTTTCCCGGAGCGCCCGGTACCAGCAGTCCGACAGATCCCACTCCGCCCGGCGCGCAGGATTGAGGGGTTGCGGGGCCCCGTCGGCCGACCGGGCCAGCCGCAGCAGCCCGGCGCGGACCCAGGACATCCCATCCCAGGCGCGTAGTTCCTCACCCCGGGCGAGCACCGCCGAGCCGAAGACCAGGCCGTGCAGCACCCCGTCGTACTCCGCCTGCGGGCCGGGCAGGGTGGTCTCGAAGGGTGGGGAGGTGGCCCGCCGCGCCAGCACCTCCCGCAGCCGACCGCCCTTGTCCTTGAGGATCATCGCGCCGGGGTCACCGCCCGCGTTCGGCCACCCGGCGACCTCCTCCAGACACGCCCCGGGAACGACGTGCAGTTCCACCCGCGTCAGGTCGGGGAGGACGACGTTCGGGGTGCCGAAGGGATTGACGACCGCCAGCGCGACGGGCACGAGCGACCCCAGGAACGCGAAGGGGTCGAGAGAGGCGCCCCCCGCCAGGAAGGCCCAGTATTCCAGGTCGCTCCAGCGGTCCCCCAGCGGCAGGCCCCGGGCGTCCACCTGGGTGCGGCTGCCGTAGGCCAGGGCATGCGAGACGCGGGGCTCGCGCACCAGCGCCTCACGGAGGCGCGCGTCGAGGGCGTCGAGGTCGGTCATGCCCGGACTGTAGAGCCTTCCGATAGCGTGAGGGGCTACCGACACGGGCGGGGCCGCCTGTCAGGGTGGGGCATGGCGAAGAACGCGGCGGTGGACCTGACGATTCCCGAGGACGTGCGCGAGAACGCGAGAAAGGGCCTGGGGCTGCGCGAGGAGTACGGCTACGGCGGCACCGAGGTCGGCGAGGGAACGGCCGAACTCCTCGCGGCGGGCGGCAAAGTGACCGAGGAGCAGGTGCGCCACATCGCCCAGTACTTCCCCCGCCACGCCCACGACAACCTCGGCGAGACGGAGGAGCAGGGCAAGCCCTCGCGCGGCTACATCGCCTGGCTCCTGTGGGGTGGCGACGAGGGGCGGGCCTGGAGCGAGCGGGCGGTGGAGGCGCTGGACCGGGAGGCGTGAGGGCGGAGGGGGCCTCCCCCGCCCCGCTGCCCCGCTACTCCAGCACGACGGGCCGCTTGGGCCACGCGAACCAGAAGGTCGCCCCCTGGTCCGGCTGCCCCTCGCCCCAGACCCGGCCCCCGAAGCGTTCGCAGGTGCGCCGGACGACCGCCAGCCCCAGCCCCGACCCCTCGTACCGGCTGGACGGGTGCTGGCGCTCGAAGAGCCGGAAGAGGCGTCCCTGCCCGCGCGGGTCGAAGCCCACCCCGTTGTCCCGGACACCGATGTGAAACGCCGAGTCGGTCTCCTCGACCAGGATGTGCAGCCGCGCCTCCTCGCGCGTCCGGGTGAACTTCAGAGCGTTCGAGATGTACTCGTTGAGGATCAGGAACAGCGCCTGACTGTCGCCCTGCACGACCGGCAGGGGGTCGTGGGTGATCTGGACGTTGCGGTCGGCCAGCAGGAGACGCACGTCCTTGAGCACTTCCCGCAGCACGGCGTTCAGGTCCACCGGGCGAATGCGGGCCTGGAGCCCCCGGGCCTGCATGTAGCGGTCCACCGACTCGTACAGCGCGACGATCTGCTGCAAGGCCCGCTCGATGTGCAGCAGCGGCCGGGTGACCCCCTCCGGCGGCTCGCCCAGGGCGCGGCGCAGCAGGCCGAGGACGTTCATCGCCCGGCTCGTCGGCTCCTGAAGCTGCCGGATGAAGCTGGTGACGACGTGTTCCAGTTCCTCGTTCAGGGCGCGGGCCCGGGCGGTGCGCTCCCGAAGCTGCCCGCTCAGGTCCGCGTGCCCGCTCTGCAGGGCCCGCTGCGCCTCCCGGTAGGGCGTGACATCGGTGGCGACGAGATAGCAGCCACTCTCCCCGTGGGCGACGGCGTCGAGGAGCAGGGCCCGGGGGGTGCCCTCCGCCCCGGGCACCTCGATCTCGTCGCTCTGCACGGCGGGCGCGTCGAGGACCCTCTTGAGCAGCGCGTCGAGGGGTGGCCGGGAGGCGGGGGCGACGAACCGGCCGAGCGGCTGGCCCAGCAGCGCCTCGCGGTCGAACCCGAGCAGGGCGCCGCCGCGCCGGTTGACCTCCAGAATCCGCCCCTGGCCGTCCAGCAGGAAGGAGGCGACGGGCGCCCCGTCGAACAGGGAGGGTCCCCTCGTCCCCCCGGAAGGCTGCGGATGAGTCCCGACCTCCGCCACGGGAACACCCTGACGGCCGGGAGGTGAGCTTCCCTCTTGGTCAGTCATGACGCTGCTCCCGGGGTCCCCTGCGGACCGGGACGCGCGGCGAAACTTGAAGAGGGCTCTGGTGTCATGGGCTTAATTTAGCGTTAAACCACAGCGGGGAGACGGCCCACGGACGGCAGGGAGCGGCCCAGCCGTATTCTCCGGGCGCTGCTCGGGAGCCACGGCGAGCGCGGATCGTCGTGCCGACCTGCAAAGCCGCAAGGCGTCGACTTCACCCTGCTCGGACGCAAGAGCCTGGAGGAACTGATCTGCCGCATCCAGGGCCAGCGGCCGGGCACGGGGAGAAGACCCGGTAGCCGCTCAGGGCTGATCGGGGTGATCGAGGGCGGGGGCGACCGACGCACGGCCGCCCTGCTCACCCCCATGCAGAACTCCGACGAGCCGCTTGAGGTGAAGCCGCCCGGGGCCGGAGGGGTGAACCTGAAGGGCGGAGAGAAACTCCAAAAGGAAAAACGCCCTCTCAGAGGGCGCCTTTGTGGTAGACCCGAGCGGATTTGAACCGCTGACCCCTACCGTGTCAAGGTAGTGCTCTACCCCTGAGCTACGAGTCTGTACCGGGGCTGTACTGTCATGAAGGCTTTGGCATGAAGGTTTGGAGGCGCTGACCGGATTCGAACCGGTGAATCGAGGTTTTGCAGACCTCTGCCTTACCACTTGGCTACAGCGCCTTGCCGGAAGGGATGGGCCAGGCCGGTGGAGCTGTGCCCCAGTGAAGCAAGTTGGGTGGAGCGGCTGGAGGCAACCTTCCTGCCAGCGGAAGGAATCTTAGCACGGCCCCCCGGGGCTGTAAAGCTGGGGCTGGGCGAGGTTCTCGCCCTTCTGCCCGGCGAGTAGAGTTGGAGGCCATGAGAAGCCCGCTGCTCGCCCTGCTGGTCCTCCTGCTGAGCGGATGCAAGGCGGCGAGCCCGCCCCCCAATCCCTTCCTCCAGGGACGCACATTGAGCATTGCCCACCAGGGGGGCGAGGGGGTGCGGCCCAGCAACACCATGCTCGCGTACCGCCACGCCGTCCGCCTCGGGGTGGACATGCTGGAGATGGACATGCACGCCACCCGTGACGGCGAACTGGTGATGTCGCATGACCCCACCCTGGACCGCCTGACGGACACGCGGGGCCGGATCGCGGACATGACGCTCGGGCAGGTCCTCGCCGCCGACGCCGGGGACAGGTTCTCCCCGGACGGCGGCCGGACCTTCCCCTACCGTGGGCGGGGCGTGCGGGTCGCGCAGCTTTCGGAGGTGCTGGCGGCCTTCCCGAACACGCTCCTGACGGTCGAACTCAAGCAGGAGACGCCGAGCGTCGCCGCCCCGTTCTGCCGGGCCCTGCGGCAGGCCGGGGCCACCTCCCGCGTGATCGCCGCGAGCTTCAGCGACCGGGCGCTGGGCGAGTTCCGAAAGGAGTGCCCCGAGGTCGCCACGAGCATGACGGAGCGCGAGTTACGCCCCCTGGTGCTGCTGAGTAAGGTAGGACTCGCGCGGCAGGCCCGCCTGCCCGGTCGCGTGGCCCAGGTGCCGGTACGGGCGGGGGGCATCACAGTCGTCACGCCCAGTTTCGTGCACGCCATGCACCGCCGGGGCGTGGCCGTGCAGGTCTGGACGATCAACGACCCGTGCGAGATGCGCCGCCTGATCCGCATGGGCGTGGACGGCATCATCACCGACCGGCCCGACCTGCTGAAGACGGTGCTGGCGGAAGAGGGGCAGGCCGGGTCGTAGCGGGACGGGCAAAGGGACCATCCGGCGTGGACGGTCCCCTCTTCCTTCCCAACGTCAGATGCGCGTGCGGTACCGCTCCTGCAACTCGGCCAGAAGCTCGTCGAAGGGCACGCCCTTGCGTTCCTTGTGCCCTTCGGGGGTGCGCTCGCGAACACTGACCTCGCGCCGCTCCTCCTCGCGGTCGCCGACGACCAGCATGACGGGAATCTTGGCGAGTTCGGCGTTGCGGACCTTGGCGTTCATTCGGTTGGTGGAGTCGTCCACCTCGGCGCGCAGGCCCGCCGACTTGAACTCTCCCGCCAGCGTCTCCGCGTAGGCGTTGTGGCGGTCGGCGATGGGGATCAGGACGATCTGCCGGGGGGCGAGCCACAGCGGGAAGTCGCCGCCGTAGTGCTCGATCAGGATGCCCACGAAGCGTTCCAGGCTTCCGAAGGGGGCGCGGTGGATCATGACGGGTCGGTGGTCCTGGCCGTCCTCGCCCGTGTAGGTGATGTCGAAGCGTTCGGGGAGGTTGTAGTCCACCTGGATCGTCCCGAGCTGCCACTCGCGGCCCAGCACGTCCTTCACCACGAAGTCGAGCTTGGGGCCGTAGAAGGCCGCGTCACCGGGCTCGACGGTGTAGGGCAGCCCGACCTCCTCGGTCGCCTCGATGATTTGAGCTTCAGCAGTGTTCCAGTTCTCTTCGCTGCCCACATACTTGCTGTCCCCCGGGTCTCGGGTGCCTACCCGGAAGCGCACATCGGTTAGGCCGAAAGTCCGCAGCACGAGCACCGTGAGGTCGAGCGTGTCCAGAAACTCCTTTTTGAGCTGGTCGGGCCGCGTAAAGAGATGGGCATCGTCCTGGGTGAAACCCCGCACCCGGGTCAGGCCGTTCAGCTCGCCGGACTGCTCGTAGCGGTAGACGGTCCCGAACTCGGCGAGGCGCACGGGCAGGTCACGGTAGGAGCGCGGCTTTGAGGCGTAGATGCGAATGTGGAAAGGGCAGTTCATGGGCTTGAGCATGTACTGCTCATCGTCCACGGTGATGGGGCTGAAGTTGCTGTCGCTGTAGTTCTGGTAATGCCCGCTCGTGCGCCACAGGTCCAGGTTGCCGATGTTCGGCGTCACGACGCCCTGATAACCCCGCTGGAACTGCTGCTCGCGCAGGAAGCGGGTCAGCTCCTCACGCAGAATCGTGCCATTCGGCAGCCACAGCGGCAGCCCTTTGCCCACGAGGGGGTCGATGGTGAAGAGTTCGAGTTCCTTGCCCAGGCGGCGGTGGTCGCGCCGCCTGGCCTCCTCCAAGTTGTGCAAGTACTCGTCGAGTTCTTTCCCGGTGGCGAAGGCGACGCCGTACACGCGCTGGAGGATCGGGTTCTTCTCGTTCCCCCGCCAGTACGCGCCGCTCGTGCTCATTAGCTTGAAGGCGGTCGGGAGCCTCCCCGTGTTCGGGAAGTGCGGGCCCCGGCACAGGTCCACGTAGTCGCCCTGCTGGTAGAGGGTGATGGGCTCGTCCCCCGAAAGGTCGCGGATGAGTTCTCCCTTGTAGGGGTCGTGGGCGAACTGCGCCAGCGCCTCCTCCTTGCTCACCTCGCGGCGGGAGAAGGGCAACTCACGGGCGATGATCTCGCGCATGATCCGCTCGATCTCGGGCAGGTCCTCCTCGCGCAGGGGCTCGGGGAGGTCGAAGTCCTGGTACCAGCCGTTCTCGATGGCGGGGCCCACACCGCGCTTGACCGCCTCGGGGCCGTAGCCCCTGGCGCGGTAGAACTCGCCGACCGCCTGGCTCATGACGTGGCCGAGCGAGTGGCGGAAGACGGGGGCGGCGTCCGCCGGGTTCTTCTTCGTGATCAGGCTGACGCTGGCGCCCTCGGGAAGGGGTGTCATCAGGTCCACGAGGTCGCCGTTCGCGGAGGCGGCCAGCGCGTCCTGGGCGAGGCGGGGACCGATGGCCCTGGCGGCGTCGAGGGCGGTGGCCTTCTCGGGCAGGTCGAGTTGTTTTCCGTCGGGGAGGGTGACGTGCATGGGTGGCTCCTTGCAAAAGGCATGAAAAGGCCCGGTCTGGACGCGTTCCAGCAAAACGCCTGAGAGCGGGTGGGCAGGCTCTCAGGCGCCGGGAGTTCGCGTGACCAGACTGGGCAGGTGGGGCATTCGCCTTGCACCCACGCCGACGCTCACCAGACCGGAGTGAGGGGGCAGGGCGCACATGAGGGCAGGATAGCGGGCGGGACGGACAGGCGGCAACCCGCCGACACGCTTACGAGCCGCGCAGGGGATGAGGGGTGCGCGTGTCTGGGGCTCCGAGGTCGATCTCGAAGAAACGGTAGCCCTCCTGCCCGGCCTCTGCCGCCCGGTAGCCCATCCGCTCGTAGGCAGGCGTGGCGCTGTGCTCGTTCGCATACCAGAAGACGTAGCGCAGGGGCCGGGCGCGGGCCCAATCCTCCACCGCGCACATGAGGGTCCGGGCTACACCCTGCCTTCGAGCATCCGGAACTGTGTAGAGGTCGTCCAGCTTGGCAGTGCGGCCGGAATTCCCTGAGCGGAGGTGGGGGCCGTAATCGTGGACGGCGGCGTGCCCGAGGAGCCTGCCCGCCTCGTCCTCAGCCACCAGCAAGGCGAAGTCCTCCCTCTGGCAGAAGGAGGGAAAGCGGGCGGCCAGTGCCGTTTCGTCCTCCACGAAGCCCATGTCGAGCAGCATGGGGCGCAGGGCGGGAAAGTCGGCGGGCGTGGCGGGGCGGACGAGGAGCGGGGCCATGCGGCAGTCTCCCGCACTCCCGCACGGCACAGGACTTGCAGGGCTGCAAAGCAAAGAAAGCAAAGAAAAAGCCCAGCCGAAGCCGAGCCGCCGTTCGTCGCCGCCTCTTACCAGGCCGCGTTGCCCGCCGCGCTCCCCACGCCCTTGGGGTTCGGCCCCCACTTGTTGGTCCCGGGCTGGCTGTCCATGACCGCGAAGATCAGGAGGACGATGCCGCCGACAAGCGGCACGAAGGCGATCAGATACCACCACCCGCTGCGCCCGGTGTCGTGCAAGCGGCGGATATTGACCGCCAGCGTGGGAAGGAACGTGGCGAGGCCGTACACGGCGGACAGGATCAGGCTGACCAGGGGAAGGCCGGACAGGGACTCTCCGGCGGCCATCTGGGCGGTGCCCGTGGTGTAGTAGGGCAGCTGGAGGACCACCACGATGAGCCAAAGAGGACGCAGGGAGGCGGGAAAGGGGGTAGCCCTCCCCCACGGACCACCCCTCACGCCAGGGGAAAGGCTCAGGGGAGGCGAGGATACCCAAGGCAAAGGGGCGGCCCCACCTGGGAACCGCCCCTCACCGGGATGCCGAACTCAGAGCCCGGCCGCCGCCAGAAAAGCGTCGAGCTTCTGCGGGCGGAAGCCGCTGAGGCTCTGAGCGACGTCGCCGCTAACGAGGGTGGGCACGCTCCGGCGGCCGCCGTTCACACTCATCACGTATTCGGCCGCCCGCTCGTCCTGCTCGATGTTGATCTCCTCGTAGGCGATGCCCTTGGAGTTCAGGGCGCGCTTGGCGGCGTGGCAGTCGGGGCACCAGCTCGTCGTGTACATCTTGATCATGGGGGACCTCCTGGGTTTGGAATCGGGAAGGGGCTCGAAGCCCGCACCCTTACTTTACAAAATAAACTGAGCTTTTCTGTGAGGTGTACCTGCAACAGGAACGGGGCGCCACAAAAAAGGCCCACCCGGAGGTGGACCAGGGGGCCAACGTGCGGCTCAGGCGTTGATGGCGACGCCGCTCTCATTGGGCTCGGTGGGGCGCCGGGGGACCGCGCTAACCTTGGGGGCCATGATCATGTTCATGTCCATGCCCATCATGCTGGGCATCCCCTCAGGGGCGCCGATGTCGGCCAGGGTCTCGGCGACGCGGTGCAGGATGCGCTCGCCCAGTTCGGGGTGGGTGCGCTCGCGGCCACGGAACATGATGGTGACCTTGACCTTGTGGCCCTCCTCCAGGAAGCGGCGCACGTGCCCGGTCTTGGTGTCGAAGTCGTGGTCGTCGATCTTGACCCGGAACTTGATTGCCTTGACTTCCTGAGCGCGGGCCCGCTTGCGGTTTTCCTTCTCGTTCTGCTGCTGCTCGTAGCGGAACCGGCCATAGTCGAGCAGGCGGCAGACGGGCGGCACGGCCTGGGGACTCACCATCACGAGGTCCAGGCCCTTCTCACGCGCCATGCTGAGGGCGTCGCGCGTGTCGATGATGCCTACCTGCTCACCCTCCGCGCCGATTAACCGAATCTGGCGAACGCGAATCTGCTCGTTGACCTTGTGTTCTTTCGCTATTGTGATCACCTCCGCGCGTCCCCCGCGCGCTGGCGGGCAGACGGCTCACACGCCTTCTGTGGCATGACGGTGCATTTTACCACGCGGCCCGCGCCTTCCGGGAGGGTGCCTCTCACGAAGCGTTGGGCTCGCGTCCATCCGGCAGAGCGCCGCCCCTCCCGGCTCTTCTCCTAATCTTCCCCGGAAGCCCGTGTGGAAGGGCTTCCACGATGGGCCTGGCCTACACTTACTCCTTGACGTTCGGGGAACACGAAGCCTAGAGTTTGTGTCATGGGGACACTCTCGCTTCCGCCGCAGGCCACGCGGGTGGGGCTGGCCGTGGACGTGGCGGCCTTTGCGATGCACGCGGGGGAGTTGCGCGTGCTGCTCGTTCAGCGCGGGGAGCTGCCCCACGCCCGCGACTGGGCGCTGCCCGGCGGCTTCGTGCAGCCGGGAGAAGCCCTGCACGAGGCGGCGCTGCGCGAGCTGCGTACCGAGACGACGGTGGAACTCGAACCCCGGCACCTGGAGCAGTTCTACACCTTCGGGGAGCCCAGCCGCGATCCGCGCGGGCGCATCGTGTCGGTCGCGCACCTTGCGGTGTTGCCGCACGGCACCGTGCGCGTGACGGGCGGCGGGCACACTCTGGGCGCCGACTGGTTCCCGGCCCACCACCCGCCCCGGCTGGCCTTCGACCACGCGGCCATTCTCGACCGGGCGATAGGGCGGCTGCAACTGCGGCTGGAGTACGCCAACCTGGCGCTCGAATTCCTGCCCGACGCCTTTACCCTCCCCGAACTCCAGACGGTGTACGAGGGGGTTCTCGACCGCTCACTCGACAAGCGCAACTTCCGCAAGCGCATCCTGGCCCAGGGCATTCTCGCCGCCAGCGGGGAGCGGCGCAGCGGGGTGGGGCGGCCCGCGCAGCTCTACCGGCGGGCGAAGGGGGCGAGGACGGCGGCGCTGTGAGGCCTGTGGCCCGTCGCCCGTGGAAAAGACCGTCCGGAACTCCACAGCCCACGTTCCCCGTCCCCCGCCCCCGGTAGAATGGGCGGGTTATGGACATGAAGAAGCTCATGAAGCAGATGCAGCAGGCGCAGACTGCCGCTGCCAAGATTCAGGAGAACCTGGCCGCGCAGACGGTGGAGGGCACCGCGAGCGGGCTCGTCACCGTCACGATGAACGGGCACGGCAAGGTGACGGGGTTGAAGATCAAGCCTGAGGCGGTGGACCCGGGCGACGTGGAGGCCCTCGAAGACCTGCTGCTCGTCGCGCTTCAGGACGCGAACGCGAAGGCCGAGGCCTTGCAGCAGGAGGCGACGCGCGGGCTGGGGATTCCCGGGTTCTGATGGGGAGTCGCCAGTTGCCAGTCGCCGGTCGCCAGGGAGGTCGGGCATGAAGTACCCGCCTTCGCTGGTGGCCTTGATCCGGGAACTCTCGCGGCTGCCGGGGATCGGGCCGAAGAGTGCGCAGCGGCTCGCCTTTCACCTGTTCGAACAGCCCAGGGAGGACATCGAGCGGCTGGCGGGGGCGCTGCTCTCGGCCAAGCGGGAGCTGCACACCTGCCCGGTCTGCTTCAACATCACGGACGCGGAACTGTGCGACGTGTGCAGCGACTCCTCGCGCGACCAGGGGACGATCTGCGTGGTCGAGGAGCCCGGAGACGTGATCGCCATCGAGCGCAGCGGCGAGTACCGGGGGCTCTACCACGTGCTGCACGGGGTCCTGAGCCCGATGAACGGGGTGGGGCCGGACCGGCTGCACATCCGCCCCCTGCTGCCGCGTGTGCAGGAGGGCATGGAGGTCATCCTGGCGACGGGCACGACGGTCGAGGGGGACGCGACCGCGCTGTACCTCCAGCGCCTGCTCGAACCGCTGGGTGCGACCGTGAGCCGCATCGCCTACGGCCTGCCGGTGGGCGGCGCCCTGGAGTACGCCGACGAGGTGACGCTGGGCCGGGCGCTGAGCGGGCGCCAGCGGGTGAGCCAGCCGCCCGCCTTCCCCCCGCGCCGGGACGACGAGCCGGACGGGGCCGCGCCCGTTCCCTCGCCACGTTAGGCCGAGAAGGCTCCCCGCGCCCTGCCCCAGGTGGCGGGGCGTTTGCTTTTGGCGGCGGTCGGGCTACGGTGGGGGGGTGACGCACGCGCAGAGTCCCCTTCCCCCCGCCCCGCTCGCCGAGTGGCTGGCCCGCGTGACGCTGACGGGGCGGCATATCTCCCTGGTGCCTCTGGCGGAGGAGCACGCGCCCGACCTGCACGCGGGGGCCGACGAGGACACCTACGCGCTCCTCGCGCGGGGGGGGCCGGAGACGCGCACCCAGGAGGGCTGGGCGGCGTACATCACGCGGCTGAACGCCCTGCCGGGCCGCATCAACTGGGCCGTGCTGCGCGGGGAGCGGGCCGTCGGGCGCATCAGCTACAGCGAGGTCAGGCCCGCCGACCGCTGGGCGGAGATCGGCACCATGCTCGTGCCCGCCGCACAGGGGACCACCGCGAACCCGGAGGCGAAGCTGCTCCTGATGACGCGCGCCTTCGAGCGGCTGGGGGCGAACCGGGTGCACTTCAAGGTGGACGCCCGCAACGCCCGCAGCCTGCGCGCGCTTGCCAAGCTCGGCGCGGTGCGGGAGGGCACCCTGCGGCAATTTCAGGTGCGGCCCGACGGCTACGCCCGCGACAGCGTGATGTTCAGCGTGCTGAGCGGCGAGTGGCCCGGGGTGAAGGCGGGGCTTGAGGCGCGGCTGGACGCCCTCGCGGCTGGCCGACCGACGCGATGAGAGGACGGTCACCGTTGTCAGGCAAGCCCTGATACAGTCACGGGGATGCGTGTCACGATTTCCCCGGTCGCCCGCCACGTCTTCCTCCGCCTCGGCCTGCTGGGGGCGCTGCTCGCCTTTCCCGCGCGGGCCCTGATCGTGCCCTTCACCGGCTGGACGCCCGTGGACGGGAACGCGAACGTCTGGACGGACTCGGCGGGCGCCTGCCTCCTGCGCGAGGAACGGCACGGGCAGGCCTTTCCCACCTTCGACACCCAGGACAAGGCCCTCGCCTTCGCCAAACGCCTTCAGGCCTCGCTGGGCAAGAGCGCGGTGCGCGAGGTGGTGACGCAGCCCGTGGGTCGGGCGGGGGGCTGGGCCGTCCTCGCCGCCTACACCTACGAGGACGGCGGGGTGGCCTACCGCATCAGCCAGCTCTACCTCAGCGATTCGGGCATCCTGCGCACGGTGACGGGCAGCAGCGCCCAGCACGAGGCGAGCGAGTGCGTGAACGCGATGCGGGAATTCCTGCGTTACCTGGCGAACTAGACCTCCCACGAAAGGAAGCACC from Deinococcus aetherius includes:
- a CDS encoding sensor histidine kinase; this encodes MTDQEGSSPPGRQGVPVAEVGTHPQPSGGTRGPSLFDGAPVASFLLDGQGRILEVNRRGGALLGFDREALLGQPLGRFVAPASRPPLDALLKRVLDAPAVQSDEIEVPGAEGTPRALLLDAVAHGESGCYLVATDVTPYREAQRALQSGHADLSGQLRERTARARALNEELEHVVTSFIRQLQEPTSRAMNVLGLLRRALGEPPEGVTRPLLHIERALQQIVALYESVDRYMQARGLQARIRPVDLNAVLREVLKDVRLLLADRNVQITHDPLPVVQGDSQALFLILNEYISNALKFTRTREEARLHILVEETDSAFHIGVRDNGVGFDPRGQGRLFRLFERQHPSSRYEGSGLGLAVVRRTCERFGGRVWGEGQPDQGATFWFAWPKRPVVLE
- a CDS encoding NUDIX hydrolase; the encoded protein is MGTLSLPPQATRVGLAVDVAAFAMHAGELRVLLVQRGELPHARDWALPGGFVQPGEALHEAALRELRTETTVELEPRHLEQFYTFGEPSRDPRGRIVSVAHLAVLPHGTVRVTGGGHTLGADWFPAHHPPRLAFDHAAILDRAIGRLQLRLEYANLALEFLPDAFTLPELQTVYEGVLDRSLDKRNFRKRILAQGILAASGERRSGVGRPAQLYRRAKGARTAAL
- a CDS encoding glutaredoxin family protein is translated as MIKMYTTSWCPDCHAAKRALNSKGIAYEEINIEQDERAAEYVMSVNGGRRSVPTLVSGDVAQSLSGFRPQKLDAFLAAAGL
- a CDS encoding GNAT family N-acetyltransferase codes for the protein MAPLLVRPATPADFPALRPMLLDMGFVEDETALAARFPSFCQREDFALLVAEDEAGRLLGHAAVHDYGPHLRSGNSGRTAKLDDLYTVPDARRQGVARTLMCAVEDWARARPLRYVFWYANEHSATPAYERMGYRAAEAGQEGYRFFEIDLGAPDTRTPHPLRGS
- a CDS encoding DUF805 domain-containing protein; translation: MVVLQLPYYTTGTAQMAAGESLSGLPLVSLILSAVYGLATFLPTLAVNIRRLHDTGRSGWWYLIAFVPLVGGIVLLIFAVMDSQPGTNKWGPNPKGVGSAAGNAAW
- a CDS encoding TetR/AcrR family transcriptional regulator → MSNDTSRPARARSPEEKGQRRDDILRAAERLWAKTPHAELSMNQVAREAKLAKGTLYLYFDTKEEMFLSLLTEHLQAWLNRLTTLFDERRPTTPGEVADVLIASAQGYEELRRLLILLGTVLAHNEGLDLTMRFAREVRQMLQPVVERVPLPPEVTLRVLVHAYALSMGWQHATEETFATDFVRRQRDIAFLAPRFEPEFGLALRAVVERLAAEG
- a CDS encoding DNA-binding protein is translated as MAKNAAVDLTIPEDVRENARKGLGLREEYGYGGTEVGEGTAELLAAGGKVTEEQVRHIAQYFPRHAHDNLGETEEQGKPSRGYIAWLLWGGDEGRAWSERAVEALDREA
- the infC gene encoding translation initiation factor IF-3, which encodes MITIAKEHKVNEQIRVRQIRLIGAEGEQVGIIDTRDALSMAREKGLDLVMVSPQAVPPVCRLLDYGRFRYEQQQNEKENRKRARAQEVKAIKFRVKIDDHDFDTKTGHVRRFLEEGHKVKVTIMFRGRERTHPELGERILHRVAETLADIGAPEGMPSMMGMDMNMIMAPKVSAVPRRPTEPNESGVAINA
- a CDS encoding glycerophosphodiester phosphodiesterase, translated to MRSPLLALLVLLLSGCKAASPPPNPFLQGRTLSIAHQGGEGVRPSNTMLAYRHAVRLGVDMLEMDMHATRDGELVMSHDPTLDRLTDTRGRIADMTLGQVLAADAGDRFSPDGGRTFPYRGRGVRVAQLSEVLAAFPNTLLTVELKQETPSVAAPFCRALRQAGATSRVIAASFSDRALGEFRKECPEVATSMTERELRPLVLLSKVGLARQARLPGRVAQVPVRAGGITVVTPSFVHAMHRRGVAVQVWTINDPCEMRRLIRMGVDGIITDRPDLLKTVLAEEGQAGS
- the thrS gene encoding threonine--tRNA ligase, which codes for MHVTLPDGKQLDLPEKATALDAARAIGPRLAQDALAASANGDLVDLMTPLPEGASVSLITKKNPADAAPVFRHSLGHVMSQAVGEFYRARGYGPEAVKRGVGPAIENGWYQDFDLPEPLREEDLPEIERIMREIIARELPFSRREVSKEEALAQFAHDPYKGELIRDLSGDEPITLYQQGDYVDLCRGPHFPNTGRLPTAFKLMSTSGAYWRGNEKNPILQRVYGVAFATGKELDEYLHNLEEARRRDHRRLGKELELFTIDPLVGKGLPLWLPNGTILREELTRFLREQQFQRGYQGVVTPNIGNLDLWRTSGHYQNYSDSNFSPITVDDEQYMLKPMNCPFHIRIYASKPRSYRDLPVRLAEFGTVYRYEQSGELNGLTRVRGFTQDDAHLFTRPDQLKKEFLDTLDLTVLVLRTFGLTDVRFRVGTRDPGDSKYVGSEENWNTAEAQIIEATEEVGLPYTVEPGDAAFYGPKLDFVVKDVLGREWQLGTIQVDYNLPERFDITYTGEDGQDHRPVMIHRAPFGSLERFVGILIEHYGGDFPLWLAPRQIVLIPIADRHNAYAETLAGEFKSAGLRAEVDDSTNRMNAKVRNAELAKIPVMLVVGDREEERREVSVRERTPEGHKERKGVPFDELLAELQERYRTRI
- a CDS encoding YbaB/EbfC family nucleoid-associated protein, producing MDMKKLMKQMQQAQTAAAKIQENLAAQTVEGTASGLVTVTMNGHGKVTGLKIKPEAVDPGDVEALEDLLLVALQDANAKAEALQQEATRGLGIPGF
- the recR gene encoding recombination mediator RecR; this translates as MKYPPSLVALIRELSRLPGIGPKSAQRLAFHLFEQPREDIERLAGALLSAKRELHTCPVCFNITDAELCDVCSDSSRDQGTICVVEEPGDVIAIERSGEYRGLYHVLHGVLSPMNGVGPDRLHIRPLLPRVQEGMEVILATGTTVEGDATALYLQRLLEPLGATVSRIAYGLPVGGALEYADEVTLGRALSGRQRVSQPPAFPPRRDDEPDGAAPVPSPR